One window from the genome of Vespula pensylvanica isolate Volc-1 chromosome 11, ASM1446617v1, whole genome shotgun sequence encodes:
- the LOC122633121 gene encoding ADP-ribosylation factor-like protein 6: protein MSGHDRHRSLWEHYYKECHGIIFIIDSSDKLRLVVVKEELDMLLQHPDIAGRKLPILFLANKMDLPDSLTTVKLVSGLGLEKIQNKPWHIRATNAVTGEGLQPAIEWLTDQIRDIYINKRQ, encoded by the exons TGATCGTCACAGATCCCTATGGGAACATTATTACAAAGAATGCCAtggaatcatttttataattgacaGTAGCGATAAATTAAGATTAGTTGTCGTAAAAGAGGAATTAGATATGCTTCTTCAACATCCTGATATAGCAg GACGTAAATTACCAATTCTTTTCTTGGCAAATAAAATGGATTTACCTGATTCATTAACAACTGTTAAACTAGTCTCAGGCCTTGGACtcgaaaaaatacaaaataaaccGTGGCATATACGTGCAACAAATGCCGTTACTGGTGAAGGATTACAACCAGCTATAGAATGGCTCACGGATCAAATCcgggatatatatattaataaaagacaATAA